TGTCATGACTTGTCAGGTATGGACTTTGTTTATTTATGTTCCTGTGTTTTGTATTGCTTCCTGTCCAGCCCACTTAGATCTGTTTGCACTTCTTGTTTGTCTCTTTTTGCCACCACTTCTCCAGTCTGTGCGCTGTCTCCCTCACCTGTTGGCAATCAGGACATGCATAGCTTTCCTTGTGCTTTTTGCTTTATTTCTTGTTGTGCTGCATAATTTTCCCTGCGCTTCCTTTGTGGGTATTTTTGTGCACTTCCCTAATGCATCTGGATTTTgtcattgaatacatttttaccttcACTTTGcttgctgtctctgcatcctagGGTTCCAGACCGACAACAAAACAGACAGTAATAGACTGAGTCAACAAACGAGGGAGATTCTTTGTTCGGGCTTTAAAACTGCCGAAAAAAATATGGCAAATATTTTTGTCCGTAACCAAATGAAAAGCAAAGTGGGGCATACGAAAACCAAGGTAGCACTGTATACGGAAGTAGTTTGCTTTTTCTGAGGATTAAGAAATGAGTCTGTTTCTTACCTACAAACCAGCCATCATCACATTTCTCCATCACTTGTACAATGTCGCCTTCTCTGAGCTCCAACTCATCAGCATTCTGGGGTTTGTAGTTGTACACTGCTTTGTACCTGAAATGACAGGAATGGAAATCACAAACTCACCACAGATTCAACACCTTTCTTAGGTCTAGCTCAAACGTGGCATTACGGTTGTCGTTGCACCACAGCGGAACCGTCAGCATTTGGCACCTGTGCAGGTGGGAGTGAGTTGGGATGAGGATTGGACAGAGCGCCCTAGAAAGAAGAATGAATATCTCCTGTTAGGCACCATGACAAATAAATCAAAAAGCATGGCAAGCCAGCAGGTGTGAGCATGCAGTGAGTTTGACCTGTGAGAGATCATTAAATCTGGAAGTGTTTACTGTTGGCTCTCCTGTGCTTCGTGCAGAAGCTGGTGACTGAGCAGAAGGTGACGCACAGTTGTGATTGGCAGGGGAAGAAGGTTTGGAGGAACCGGGAGACCATCGATTGGCTGTTTCTTTGCACAACGCAGGAGAGCGTGGCTGTGAAGCAGCACCATAAGGTAGAGGTGAAGATGACTTCAGGGGGGAGTGAGTTTGTGTGGGACTGGAAGGGGACAGTGGTGACTGCAGACAAGGCGAGTGGAGCGGACGTCCTGGACTCTGCGGTCCAGGGGACAGAGGAGACAATTGGCCTGGTGAGTAGTCATCCGTGGTGTATTTGGTGCGGGGCATCTTGTTGACCTGCACGTAGCTGGCGGGGAAGATGCCACTCCGGTTGGTCCCTGAGATCCTCCCCTCCAGCCATTTGTCATCCACACATCTGGTTATACTTATTACTTCCCCCTAAGGAACACAATGAAGGAAAGTTAATTATTAAACATTCTTCAGTCATTATGATTCACAGACAAAGTTCACATTATATAAGTTAACACCAATACAATGAAGGCTAAATTACATCCAAATGTTTGGGGGAAAGAAGCACAATTTCATTGTCAATGCAATGAAAAGTCGTGCTCATTTAAACAGTCTCAATATCTTCATTGACACAAGAACCAAAGCAGAATTTGCAGATGTTATGTGAAGAATTAAATCTAATTTCAGATCTGATTTGGCAGACAGATAAATCTAAAAATATGTGTGGCCCTAATTAAAACCATCTAATCCAACAGCAGTCCGGATGAAAGCTGTTGTtaatacaacaaaacaatgaGAAAATAAACTTTTTACAGAGCTCATGTTAAGACATTATGAGGCTTGTGAAACCTTtttgaagtttgttttttttcttcaaaagatCACGAGGCAGTGGTCGCCTCCTGaatgatttcatttaatgatgccTGATGCAGCAGTGATTTACAGCGGTTGTGTCATGAGACATCATCAGGTTTGCCCTAAGAATTTACCCAATTTCACTAAACTGGTCATAATAGttgtcacgacggggttttcgcagcttacagcggggttcgttctcccgaaatgtaggCGGACCACTTCGGAAAATGGCGTGCAGGTTGGAACATGACTTATTCCTCAAAATATCAAAGtattacaaaaaacagaaaacgagccgacagaacaacgtgcctgatcgcactcgaagctaaagcaaatacttagcatagactatggacCAGAAATAACACATggacaaggctaccacttagcattggcTAGGAGGCAATTAAAACTGACGAagacaggttgcatgaagcaaataacgacgccaggccgactgactggcaaaggcaagcttaaataatgcctctgattagtgctcgggaagcaggtgagcgggcgaacactaatcagagacaggtggaaataataagtaaccatggtaactaaaacaaacaagggtgcacaaaaacaggaacaaatggagtccaaaactaacagaacataacaaaacacaatAGTATTATTTAGTTATTACAACTgatgtatcttttttttatcAATCTAGGCCAGCAATATGTAGTGACAGGCAGTACAAGTAAATGCTCTTCCACGTGATGGCAGAAGGTACATAATTCACTTGTGTAGCCACATGTTGCCATACCTACAACAGCATATTGAGTGGTACTTTGGTTTTTGTACACTATACTTTTCGTATCatttgtttttttgacaaaaattgtgtcaAAAAATGTTGTCCTGGTTTTTGTATACTGTCTTGGTTATATAACGGCCAACCCTGCTTTTAACAAACTTGTTAGTTTGCCCGCATGTCACCCGATCGTATCAAATCGCGTGCCCAACAAAGAATCACAcatgttggtgactcagtctgggtcatacttgccaaccctcccggtttaaccgggagactcccaatattcagcgcctctcccgataacctcccggcagaaattttctcccgacaaacgccCGGTATTCAGCAGGAGctgaaggccacgccccctccagctcaatgcggacctgagtggggacagcctgttctcacgtccgctttcccacaatataaacagcttgcctgcccaatgacgtcataacatctacggcttttagagagtagagtgcacaaccgcgcacacaacaaggagacgaagcagaagaacgaggaagttacagacatggcgacgccgtcgacgagcaagatgaagaaatacgcttgcaagttccaaaacgaatggaaacaagaatttcagttcatccaggacagttcgaaggggaaggggtatgttgcctgtatattttgtagaacagacttctccattgaacatggtggccgaaatgatatattcattcatgaacggagagcgaagtacatggcggcggcagcgcagcaccgttcacagcccagtattatgggccgcctcgcaaaatgtattatatatataataaaataaatatatatatatatatatatatatagctagaattcactgaaagtcaagtattttatacattatatatatatatatatatatatatatatatatatatatatatatatatatatatatatatatatgaaatacttgagttggtgaattctagctgtaaatatactcccctcttaaccacgcccttaaccacgcctcccgcccccaaccacgccccccgaccccccacctcccggtatcggaggtctcaaggttggccagTATGGTCTGGGTGCTATTTTTATTGAGTACTTAGAAATGAAGACAAAAAATGGAGCAAGTAGACACCAAAATGTATCAATTGTAatcattttggtgtctgctggctccAATTTTTCATggtattttttaaatagattacaTTTTGTCGTAGgtacaaataaaatacatgttgcaggatttttttttcactggggatatattttactttatgtatatatttacttcTTGCAACATGAACTTTCTTACATCTGGATTATTCCAGCGCACCATGACAGAGCGCACCTTTGTCGGGTTAAAAATAGGTTCTATTGTACAAAATATGCTTCTCTATTGCCCAGCAAAGGTGGTACAGATTATAGTTGGGTGTTGCATGTCCCACAACATAATGAAGCACCACAGTTTGGAGCAGTTTGGCACCATGGAGTGTGTCCATGGTGACAGACAGTAATACACGGAAAATCATCATTTAAATAAAGCTGTCTGTACCATTTTTGCATTTGTTATCACTTAcgcatgcagtcttagtagatcacacgcaacacgcccgctAATagaacacacaattttatagtttgaactagggctgcaacaactaatcgattaaatcgattaaaatcggttataaaaatagttggcgattaatttagtcattgattcgttggatctatgctatgcgcatgcgaagaggcaaatattttttattttaattgtttttttttttataaacctttatttataaactgcaacatgtacaaacagctgagaaacaataatcaaaataagcatggtgccagtatgctgtttttttcccaataaaatactagaaaggatagaaatttagtttgtctcttttatccgattattaatcgattaatcgaagtaataattgacagattaatcgattatgaaattaatcgttagttgcagccctagtttgaacACACAATTTAGCGCGTGTTATTTTAGAATCTTAGAAGGTCAGGTCCTTGGTGGGGTCCAaagtaatgcattttttttattatgcacCATTGTGATTATGGGGAAGTGGCCCATTTATCTATTTAATGCTGTAATAAGTTAATAACTCAAACTGTAATAATAAAGTGCTGTATTATCCAGATCCTTACCAATTGCCACTTGTGTTACGACATTTACAGTGCcctgcaaatgtatttacccccttggatatttcagttgtttatttcttttgtaaaTTAAGACATGGTCAATTTCAggcaaactggacaatcatgcattacgtactatacattacctcttgcactatattaatttatattattatgtgttgtcaactttgtacttttttatgtcattgcctgaaataaatacataaatgaaatgaaaatgaatgaaaatgtaaTGTGGCTTTTTGGACAAGCTCCTTTCATGTAAAAGTGAAAACAAATTTGTGCTAAGAAGTGCTTTTGTATTACAATCACATGACACACATTAACTGTACTCAGGCGATCTCCATTTTACTAACTGTGACATTGCAGGCATCCATGAGCTGAATCTCTGCCAAATTAAGTCAGTCACTATAAAAGGGGGTGAATTttgatacacttttttttttttacattccataTTTTAGGGATGTCCtcatcaacatttttggcctcccATCCAATCAGTTTTGCTGGCCTCAGAGCCGATTGGATTTTGTGTACTAATCCGATATcttgacaatagattatagaactgaaaatgttttaaacaAGTACCGTACTTTTCGAACCGTAGgttgcaccagattataaggcgcactgtcgatgagcgggtttgttttcatacaaaaggcgcaccggattttaaaatgcattaaaggggtcatattatgatttttttcaacatttacaacacttccttgtggtttacataacaatTTAATGATGATTATtcgatcaaaatgttgcatagattatgttttgcagaccatcttcaagccgctttctgaccgtctcttcatggtgcgccgttttgtgggctgtcttatttacgtgcctccactttgacagcgtcttctccccataatctttgttgtactggtagtttttagtgccTCTGTAGCGAGTCTACtagcagatataagttagaactgtacactactttatataagaaatggcaacagtggaggattaattcccacaacaagaggatagaaaaaaTGAAGGAGCTTGTTGACTACTACCCAAGGGCTACAATGGCGCGCGAGTGCACATTTTccgaacttatgcagatccaaaatatacatcagcaggtaccaataggtaagaaaagttggttttgcataatattgaaaaacaaaacgccagatagtaCGTCCCCCAATATGTGTCATTTTAGGGTCTTTACACACacatccatcaagcagtgcggctttgtagcttaccaaagtcgctcTAAAACATTGTGTCAGGTTTTTGAGcgacgtgtgtaatgttctatattctcaatgaaacatcaaacttATACCGGTACTTGCTAGCATCATTTAATGAATAGGCTTCAACccgcagtccacatgtatctcttatgagATACATATGTCATATGTATACTCATATGTCACatgcacttatcattacaccatgtaccaattaAAATTGCCTTGAGgtgagtaagcacaaccagaaataatACGCACAGCAGGCGCACCAAgttgcattacatactatacattaccttttgcactatattaatttatattattatgtgttgtcaactttgtacttttttatgtcattgcctgaaataaataaataccgtattttccgcattataaagcgcacctaaaaacctccaattttctcaaaagctgacagtgcaccttataatccagtgcgctttatatatggaccaatattgagccacaacaggtctcgcaactacgggatgcataacgtaactccAGCCTCtattgtagcgtctattctatgcgccttataatgcggtgcgccttatatatgaacaaagttttaaaataggccattcattaaaggtgcgccttataatccggtgcgccttatagtgcggaaaatacggtaaatgaaaaaaaattgcaaaaaatgaaaagttataaggcgcacgttcgatttttgagaaaataaaatgatTGTAGTACGAAAAATACAAGAACATATTTTATAAAGCTTATCTTATAAAATTTAGAatgtgctagtattgttgtaaatcagataaTGTGTTAAATTTGTGGTACTGAAtgttacacagaaatgttttaacaaaataaagtggctagtgcacaataactaaacaaacgcAAAAACCTCTATTGGCTCCTATtgaaatcatttgggttttgccctcaaagtcttcctgcatccagagacttactccctgggtttgtaaaaaacaaaaaaactaacaaaaataggATTTTgtattaataaaaacaaacaaaaaagaaaaatagtgatCAGATTAacttaatattatttatatagtaaTACTATACTACAGTAggtatcgacatctggatcgatcaccgACTTTACACTGAAGCATCTTTTGTGGTCCtgcttgatgtgtgtgtgtgtgtgtgtgtgtgtgtgtgtgtgtgtgtgtgtgtgtgtgtgtgtgtgtgtgtgtgtgtgtgtgtgtgtgtgtgtgtgtgtgtgtgtgtgcgtgtgtgtgtgtgtgtgtggcatgctTAACCACTCCTTCtcttctagtcctccagtgataatgttatttGTAATAAACTTAGTTAATTTTCCGCCATGGTGGGGAGGATTACTATCTTAGAAGCGGCTTCGCACACCCTTCTGGAGTTCATGAAACTTGTGCATGCGTGTAACAAAGAATCCtgaaatgtaattgtgtctttCTTAGCCtgcatcccttttgaaggaatctttcacgtgagtacaatctttagccatgTAAACACTGCGACACAGTCACCACAAAGATCAGCTGGGCTTCGACAGCTCATCAGCCAATCGCTGATtagttaaaaaaggcaaatatctgCCCCGATCATGGGATCAGGACATCTCTATTATATTTCGAATACCACTTTGTAAAATCTATTTTCAATTTGACATGTAAGGAGCTTTCTCTCCACTAAGTTCTTGTCAAAAAAGCTAAATTACATTGATCATGATTTGATTTCTAAAAGCAATAAAAGGCTAAAACATCCAAATGGGTTAAATACTGTAGCTTGGTTGCCAGGCGTGCACCCTCTAATGATCCAAACACTCTCGAGGTGTTGTCTACTTTAATGTAGACATATTCACGACACATGTACTTACTTTCCGAAAAGAAAGTTCAACTGGAAGGTCGGCATTGAAAGTATACAACGCCACTGCTTCGCCATAGTCTAGCACCTGTACATTGGGGGTCTTTATAGGTGTTGGCTTCTCCGACGGCGGAAGAACCTGGAAAGAGAAAGGCGCCCAACAATCACAACAGAACGAGCAATAAGACTCAGAGTTGTGGCTTTCACCTCCACATAGGTGGTGGGGAAGATGCCCGCTCTGCCGTGATGTTCTCCTTCAAACCAATTGGCGTCGACTTGTCTGTGAATGTAAACAATGTCGCCTCTATGCAGTGTGAGCTCCCTGTGTGACAAATAAACACAAGTGGAATCCCATTAGGTCACACAACCCATTTACTGCTATCTAAAACTGTCACCTACCAGTTTGTGTGCTTTGTTATTAAATCCGATTACTTACTTTTGTGACTGAGCCTGGAAATTAAATTTGGCCCGTGCTGCTTTCATCTGAAAAACAAATGACAAAAGCTCAGATATGAATACAATATGATATAACTAGtgacgtccgataatatcggactgccgatattatcggccgataaatgctttaaaatgtaatatcggaaattatcggtatcggtttcaaaattatcggtatcggtttcaaaaagtaaaattcatgacttttaaaaacgccgctgtgtacacggacgtagggagaagtacagagcgacaataagccttaaaggcactgcctttgcgtgccggcccaatcacataatatctacggcgtttcacacaca
This genomic interval from Entelurus aequoreus isolate RoL-2023_Sb linkage group LG06, RoL_Eaeq_v1.1, whole genome shotgun sequence contains the following:
- the sorbs3 gene encoding vinexin isoform X4; its protein translation is MQSQRRLEAVGCPNGFSREPGGPSGQHILNSPDLTQEVVISPGLPTPPLSPFRSARVASGEFKASEVNGSGLTSPSFGSYYGPSHPHGDLTNGMNSPTREERLIKFSGIGPVDETGMPIASRSSVNKPRDWYKSMFRQIHKKPEDCDLEDSESWTTRRLSANTEDEDADKHLFKLTPHGALPDWSQDVSELSDPGKQQRKPKSIFDFEPGKEVSSVGLKQNPVSPQTQPEKSPSVEEARTRDTATAAKTGTTKYSNSSAPKQPIHHSVGPSPAFTRTFEDRLSAANDTMERSPKKEEKKMKAARAKFNFQAQSQKELTLHRGDIVYIHRQVDANWFEGEHHGRAGIFPTTYVEVLPPSEKPTPIKTPNVQVLDYGEAVALYTFNADLPVELSFRKGEVISITRCVDDKWLEGRISGTNRSGIFPASYVQVNKMPRTKYTTDDYSPGQLSPLSPGPQSPGRPLHSPCLQSPLSPSSPTQTHSPLKSSSPLPYGAASQPRSPALCKETANRWSPGSSKPSSPANHNCASPSAQSPASARSTGEPTVNTSRFNDLSQGALSNPHPNSLPPAQVPNADGSAVVQRQPYKAVYNYKPQNADELELREGDIVQVMEKCDDGWFVGTSERTHAFGTFPGNYVSPV